AGCGCTGGCAGCGGTCGCTGCAGGCCGAGGCGACTGCGGAGAAGTCCGGCTTCTGGTACCGCCTCGCGCAGTTCGTGATGCGCCGCCCGCTGCCCATCGCCATCGCCGGCACGGTCATCATGCTGGCGCTCGGGGCCCCGTTCCTCGGGGTCAAGTTCACCGGGGTCGACGCGTCGGTGCTGCCGGTCGACGCCGAGGCGCGGATCGTCGACACGACCCTGCGCGAGGAGTTCACCGACACCGACGCCGCGCCGGTCATCGTGGCCATCGAGGCACCGGAGTCCGCGGCCGACGAGGTCGCCACGTTCGCCCGCGCCGCCGCCGCGCTCGAGGGCACGGTCGGCACGACCCCGCCGCTGTACCTCGGCGACGACCTGTGGCAGGTCGACGTCCGGCTCGCCCAGGGTCCCATCGAGGCGACGTCGCTCGACCTCGTCGAGACCATCCGCGACATCCCGGCCCCCGGACCCACGTTCGTCGGCGGGTCGAGTGCCGAGCAGGTCGACCAGGTGGCCTCGATCGCCGACAGCATCCCGTTGGCCGTCGGCATCCTCGCGGCCCTGACCTTCGTCGCCCTGTTCCTCATGACCGGCTCGGTGATCCTGCCGATCAAGGCGCTGGTCATGAACCTGCTCACCGTCAGCGCGACCTACGGCATCCTCGTGCTGATCTTCCAGGACGGGCGCCTCGAGGGACTGCTCAACTACACGAGCCAGGGCGCGCTGGAGTCCACCCAGCCGGTGTTCCTGTTCGCGATCGTGTTCGGCCTCTCGACCGACTACGCCGTGTTCCTCCTGACCCGCATCAAGGAGGCTCGTGACAACGGCGCCACCGACAGCGAGGCCGTGGCGCTCGGCATCCAACGGACCGGACGCATCGTCACCGCAGCGGCCGTGCTCTTCGCCATCGCACTCGGAGCGTTCGCCACCTCGGACATCATCTTCATCAAGCAGCTCGGCCTCGGGGTCGCGGTCGCGGTGCTGATCGACGCCTTCCTGGTGCGGGCCCTGCTGGTGCCGTCGCTGATGGCGCTGCTGGGCCGGGCCAACTGGTGGGCTCCCAAGCCCCTGCGCAAGCTGCACGACCGGTTCGGCCTCAACGAGGGTGAACCCGTCGCGCCGGAGCCACGCCCCGTACCGGCCCGGGTGTAGCACGAAGGCGGTCCCCCGACGGGTGTCGTGGGACCGCCTTCGTGGGCACGGCTCAGATCAGGTTCTTGCTCTCCAGCCACTCCTTGGCGATGGTCGCCGGCGCGGCCTTCTCGTCACCGGAGTTGCGGATGTTGAACTCCAGCAGGTCCTCGGTCTTCAGCTGCGCCGAGATCCGGTCGAGCACGTCCTCGATCCGGTCGTCGTCGACGGAGTCACGGATCAGCGGAACCACGTTCTGCGACAGGATCAGGCCCTCGGGGTCCTCCAGGGTCACCAGGTCGTTCTCGACGATCGACGGGGTCGTCGTGTAGATGTCGGCGACGTCGGCCCGGCCGTCCAGCAAGGTCTTCAGGGTGTCGGGTCCGCCGTAGTCGCTGTTGGACTCGAACACGATGTTCGTCAGGCCGTAGACGGCCTCCAGCCCGGGGAGACCGTAGGGACGCTGCTCGAACTCGGGGTTCGCGACGAGACGCACCGAGTCCAGGGTCGCCAGGTCCGCGATGGAGGTCACGCCGTTGGTCTCGGCGAACTCGCGGGTGACGTTCAGGGAGTCCTTGTTCTCGGCGTCCGCCGGCTCGAGGATGTCCAGCTCGTCGGGGAGCACGTCGTCGAGGGCGTCCTCGACCTCCTCGGGCGTCGCCGCGGTCGTCTCCGGGTCGTAGAAGGACAGCAGGTTGCCGGTGTACTCGGGGATGATGTCGACCTCGCCCGACTCGAGGGCCTGCAGGTAGACCTCGCGCGACCCGATCTGGAACTGCCGGTTGACGTCGATGCCCTCGGCCTCCAGCGCCTGCGCGTACACCTCCGCGATGATCTCGTTCTCGGCGAAGGCGGCCGACCCGATCGTGACGCCGTCGCCGTCGGTCGGGTCGCCACCGCAGGCGGACAGGGTGAAGGCCAGCGACGCGGCAGCGCCGATCGCGGCCAGGCGGCGGATGGTCATGTTTCTCCTCAGGGTTGGGGAACAGGTGCGGAGGTGCGGGAGACGGCGCGCTGCGCCAGCACGAAGAGTCCGTCGAGTGCGAGCGCCAGGGCGACCACGAGAACCGACGCGCCCAGCATGCGAGCGTAGTCGGACACCGCCTGCCCGTCGATGATGTACCTCCCGAGACCGCCGAGTCCGATGTACGCGGCGATCGTGGCCGTGGCGACGACCTGCAGGGTGGCCGAGCGCAGTCCGCCCACGATCAGGTCGGCCGCCAGCGGGATCTCGACCTTCACCAGGATCTGCCACTCGGTCATGCCGATGGCCCGGGCGGCGTCGATCGTCGCCCGGTCGACCGACTCCAGCCCCGCGTAGGCGCCGGCCAGCAGCGGCGGGATCGCGAGCACCGTCAGCGCCAGGACCGCTGGCACCAACCGGTTGCCGCCGGACTGCAGGGCTGCCCACGTGAGCACCCCCAGCGTGGGCAACGCCCGCAACGTGCCGCTCGAGACGACGGCCAGCCCGCGGAGCCGGCCGGTGTGCCCGACCCACAGCCCCAGGGGGATGGCGATCGCGGCCGCCACGGCGACCGTCAGCGCGGTGTAGCCCAGGTGCTCGGCCAGACGCGTGGGGATGCCGCCGTCGCCGGTCCAGTTGGCCCCGTCGGTCAGCCAGTCGATCGTGTCGGAGACGACGCTCATCGTGCACCTGCCGTCCGGGGTGACTCCGCCCACGGCATCAGCACGCGACCCGCCAGCACCAGCAACCCGTCGAGGACCAGGGCGATCAGCACGATGCCGACGACGCCCGTGAGGATCTCGGTGTCGAAGTCACGCCGGAACCCGCTCGTGAACAGCGACCCGAGGCTGCTGACACCGATCAGGGCGCCGACGCTGACCAGGCTGACCGTGCTCACGGTGACGACCCTCAGGCCGGCCAGCAGCACCGGGCCCGCCAACGGCAGCTCCACCGTGAAGGCTCGCCGCCAGGGTCCGTAGCCACTGGCCGTCGCGGCGTCGAGCACCGCCGGTGACACCGAGCCGAACCCCTCGGCCGCCGACCGCACCATCAGGGCGATCGCGTACAGGCTCAGCGCGACCACGACGTTGAACGGATCGAGGATGCCGGTGCCCAGGATGCTGGGCAGGATGATGAACAGGGGCAGCGACGGGATGGTGTACAGGATGCTGCCGCCGCCGAGCAGCAGTCCGCGCAGGCGCGGACGACGGTGCGCCACCCAGCCGATCGGCACGGCCACCGCGAAGCCGATGACGATCGGCAGCAGGCTCAACCAGAGGTGGTCGAGCGCCAGACCCGTGACGTAGTCGCGGTTGTCGAGGACCCAGTCCACGGGCTCAGCCGTCCAGCACGCCGGTGGCGCGTCCGTTGCCGTCGACCACGATCCGCCGGCCGTCGGTCTCCTCCACGCGCAGCGTCCGCTCGGCCTTGTCCAGGCCCAGGAACGTGCGCACGAACTCGCTCGCCGGGTTCGCGAGCAGCTCGGCCGGCGACCCGACCTGGGCGACCTCGCCGCCCGTGGAGAGGATGACGACCTGGTCGCCGAGCAGCAGGGCCTCGTCGACGTCGTGGGTCACGAAGACGATGGTCTTGCCCAGCTCGCGCTGCAGCCGCAGCAGCTCGTTCTGCAGCTCGACGCGCACGATCGGGTCCACCGCTCCGAACGGCTCGTCCATCAGCAGGATGTTCGGGTCGCTCACCAGCCCCCTGGCCACGCCGACCCGCTGCTGCTGACCGCCGGAGAGCTGCCGTGGGTACCGGTCGGCCAGCTGCGGGTCCAGACCCACGGTCTCGAGGACCTCCAGCGACCGGCGCCGGGTCTCGGCCCGACTCGCCCCGTTCAGGCGCGGGACCGTGCCCACGTTGTCCAGCACGGTGCGGTGCGGGAGCAGGCCCGCGTGCTGCATGACGTAGCCGATGCTGCGCCGGAGCTCGACCGGATTGCGGGTCGCGATGTCGACGTCGTCGATGAGCACCTGGCCGGCGCTCGGCTCGACCATCCGGTTCACCATGCGCAACAGGGTCGTCTTGCCGCAGCCCGACGAACCGACGAACACGGTGGTCGAGTGCGACGGCAGGGTCAGGGAGAACTCGCCGACGGCCACCGTGCCGCCGGGGAAGGTCTTGCCGACGGTGCGGTACTCGATCATGCGTCTCCTGACGTCGCGGATGACACCACAGTGTTCACGCTCGAGACGCTGCGGGCAATCGGGAGGCCGGCACGGGTCCATGCGCGGATCCCGCCGTCGACGTCGGTCGCCCGCAGACCGATCGACACCAGGGAGGCCGCCGCCAGGGACGACGTGTACCCCTCGGTGCACAGGACGATCCACTCCTGCTCGGCCGTCGCGTGGGGCAGTGCGGCGCCTGATCCGGGGTGCAGTCGCCACTCCAGATGGTTGCGCTCGACCACCCATGACCCGGGCACCTCCCCGTCCTCGGCACGTTGCCACGCCGGCCGGATGTCCACCAGCAGCGCTCCCGCGTCCACCCGAGCGGCAGCCTCCGCCGGCGTGAGGCGGTCGAGCTGGGCCCGGGCGTGGGCGAGGAGCTCGTCGACACTCCCGAAGGTCACGAAGCCTCCCGCAGACGATCGCGGACCGACTCCGGCGCCGGCGCCTCGGGGTCGTCGGTCCACACGGAGGCCAGCCGCTCCAAGCGTCCGCCGGCGACGTCGTAGAAGTTCATCCGCTCCAACGGGGTCGAGTAGGCGTGCACGCTGACCGCGGTCGCAGCCGCCGTGTTGCGGACGTCGTGCACGTAGTGCTCCCCGAACCGGACCGTCTCGCCGGTCGATCGCTCGTTGTCGTGCAGCTCTCCGACCCCGGTCCACACCGACTCGGTCAGTGCACCCTCGACGACGGTGAAGGCTCCGGCCGACCCCCCGTGGTCGTGCAGCTGGGTGCCCTGCTCCGTGGTCCAGCTGATCAGCCAGATGTCGACCTGGGCGTCACGGTGCAGCCGGACGTGCCAGCGATGGTCGACGTCGGCCTCGACGGCATACAGGCCGGCCCGGACATCGGCCGCGACGGCGGTCGTGAGACCGACGAGCTCTGCCAGGCTCAGCGGCGTGGCAGCGGACTTCCTGGCGGGAGCGGGATGCGCGGACATGACGGCATCACACACCCGCCCGACCGGCGTTCCGGGGCCATCCCGCCACCTGAGACCGTGGCCGACGGGCGGCCGGCTCTGGTACCCCGGGGTGATTGGTGGACCGGCCGGACCGTAGGTTAGAGTTGCGTTCGCTGTTCGGCCCGAGGGCCGGGAGCACGCATGAGGCCCCGTGGCGCAGTTGGTTAGCGCGCCGCCCTGTCACGGCGGAGGTCGCGGGTTCGAGTCCCGTCGGGGTCGCAGAGCAAGCAACGAGAGGGTCCACGCCACCAGGCGTGGGCCCTCTCGTCGTCTCGCCCTCCCCTCCCCACGAAATGTGCAGAAGATGTTCGTCTCGCGAGGCCGAACGACCACGAACTCCCCACATCGCGGGGGTCCGGGTGCGTGGGATAAGGTGGTCGTCGCTCGCCACGCGAGCACGGCCAGGTAGCTCAGTTGGTACGAGCGACCGCCTGAAAAGCGGTAGGTCGCCGGTTCGACCCCGGCCCTGGCCACGGGAACACGGGTCCGCGAGGTACGAGCGGGCCCGTTTTTTCGTGGGCTCGGGCCGGCGGGAGAACCGGCGAGGTCGCCTGGGGGTCCCCCCTGCACGGAGCGCAGCGGAGTGCTCGGGGGAGTCGACCCCGGCCCTGGCCACGGGAACACGGGTCCGCGAGGTACGAGCGGGCCCGCTTTTTTCGTGGGCTCGGGCCGTCCGCCTGCCCGAAGCGCCGGCGCTCCCCCGCTAGGTTGGCCGCATGCACCTCGTCGGCATCGATCTCGCCTGGGGCGAGAAGAAGCCCACCGGGGTCGCGGTGCTCGACCCGGCCGGCCGGCTCGTGCACCTGTCGTCACAGCGGCGCGACGCCGACATCCTCGAGGCGGTCCGGCCGTGGGTCGAGGGCGACTGCCTGGTGGCGGTCGACGCGCCCCTCATCGTCACCAACGACACCGGCAACCGGCCCGCGGAGCGCGGCCTCAACGCCGACTTCGCCCGCTTCGACGCCGGCGCCCACCCGGTCAACCGCGGCAAGCCCGAGTTCGCCGACACCCCTCGCGGCGCCCGCCTCGCCGAGGCGCTCGGCCTCGACATCCACCCGGCATCGACGTCCCGGCGGCGGGCGATCGAGGTGTACCCGCACCCCGCCACCGTCGCCCTGTTCCGGCTCGGCCGGATCCTGGCCTACAAGAACAAGCCGGGCCGCACGCTGGACGGCATGCGCGCGCAGCTGCTGCGGCTCACCCAGCTGCTGGACGGCCTGGCCGACGCGCGGCCGGCGCTCCACCTCGACCACCCGGACTGGCACGCGCTCGTCGAGGCCGTGACGTCGGCCGGACGCAAGAGCGAGCTGCGCACCGCCGAGGACCAGGTCGACGCGGTGGTGTGCGCCTACGTGGCGATGGTCGCCGCGCAGGACCCCGGCGCGGTCACGACCTACGGCGACGCCGACACCGGCTACATCGTCACGCCGACGCTGCCCGCCGACCACACCCCCGCCCCGCGGGCCCGGCAGCAGCCGGTCAGCCGTGCGGTCCAGCGGTACGCCGAGGAACACCCCGCGCTCGTCGACCTGACCGCCCACTACACCCGGTCCGTCATCGGGCTCCTCGACGAGGCCGGCATCGACTACCTGACCGTGAGCGGTCGGGCCAAGAGCGTGGCGTCGTTCGCCACGAAGGCGGCACGCACCGCGGGTGGCCGACGCGTCTTCACCCGGCCGCTCACCGAGATCACCGACCAGATCGGCATCCGCGTCATCACCTACGTCCAGAGCGACGTGGCCGCCGTCGCGGAGCTGCTCGCCGAGGAGATGTCGGTCCTCGAGGACCGCGACATGGGGCGCGAGACCGCCGGCGAGGGACGGTTCGGCTACGCCAGCCGGCACCTGCTCGTCGCGGCCGGCGACCTGCGACCCGCCCAGGTCCAGGTGCGCACGGTGCTGCAGCACGCCTGGGCCGAGTTCGAGCACGACATCCGCTACAAGGGCACGATCCCCGCCGAGCACGCCTCGGACTTCGACCGTCGCTTCACCCTGGCGGCCGGCCTGCTGGAGCTCGCCGACCGGGAGTTCTCGACGATCCGGTCACGGCTGCACGGGTGGATGCGGGACCAGCGGCCCGAGATGGACGCCGGCGACCCCCGCATCAGCCCCCAGGAGCTCGCCAGCTTCCTCGCGGGCCGGTTCACCGACGCCGGCTGGTCACGCACCGACCACTACGCCTGGGTCTCCGGGCTGCTGCTCGAGCTGGGCGTCACGTCGCTGGACGAGCTGGGCGGACTGCTGTCGTCGGTCGACAGCGAGATCATCACCGGCCGCATGGAGTACCAGTACCCGCCCGGCGCGGTCCGTCGCCTCGACGACGCCCTGCTCGCGATCTTCGGTCAGCGGTACCTGCAGCTGACCGGCAACGCGCACCGGCAGGAGGCGCTGGAGTCGCGGCTGGCGAAGCTGCGCACCTCGCCGACCGACTGACCCTCAGACCTTCTGCGGGACCTCCTGGGGCTGCCAGCCGGGCGGCCCGAAGACGTAGCCGAGCTTGGTGCGCAGGCTCTTCGCCCCGCGGACGTCACGGGCGATCCGCACGTACTCGCCGTACTGCAGCCGCATCAGGTTGTAGGTGTCGACCTTGTACGTGAGGCCGTACGTGGGTCGCTGCTTCTCCGCGGCGAAGGTGCCGAAGATCCGGTCCCAGATGATGAAGATGCCCGCGTAGTTCTTGTCGAGGTACTCCGGATCGCTCCCGTGGTGGACCCGGTGGTGCGACGGCGTGTTCATCACCAGCTCGACCGGGCGCGGGAGCCGGTCGACCAGCTCGGTGTGCACGAAGAACTGGTAGATGAGGTTGAAGCCGAAGGCCACGTAGAGCGTCCACGGGGCGAAGCCCAGAAGCGGCAGCGGCAGCCAGAAGAAGAACTCGAACCACGGGTTCCACTTCTGCCGCAGGGCGGTGCCGAAGTTCATGTACTCGCTGGAGTGGTGGGCCTGGTGGCCGGCCCAGCCGATGCGCACCCGGTGACTGAACCGGTGGTGGAAGTAGTAGCCCAGGTCGAGGCCGAGGAACAGCACCACCC
The Aeromicrobium marinum DSM 15272 genome window above contains:
- a CDS encoding MMPL family transporter, producing MFDFLARIATTRPRRVLLVTALFIALAGVLGGPVAGLLNADTDSFSDTSSDSATALRLIEDATGTKAVAEMVLLIDTDDPAALDEAREVLDADPDVAAVVGGPEAGDAFASRDGDLTFLAVVYTADANTTEVSEHLGEQLGEIDNVRIGGIGAAFQAVNEKVESDLVRSELIAFPLLLIAALWVFRSGVSALLPLLVGGLTIISSLLFLRGANEIVSISNFALNLVTGIGLGLAIDYSLFMVSRYREELARVGPGVEAITRTVATAGRTVVYSAVTVAGAGLALLVFPLRFLYSMGVGLTIVALTAAAVSLIVLPALFALLGTRVNSLGLKRWQRSLQAEATAEKSGFWYRLAQFVMRRPLPIAIAGTVIMLALGAPFLGVKFTGVDASVLPVDAEARIVDTTLREEFTDTDAAPVIVAIEAPESAADEVATFARAAAALEGTVGTTPPLYLGDDLWQVDVRLAQGPIEATSLDLVETIRDIPAPGPTFVGGSSAEQVDQVASIADSIPLAVGILAALTFVALFLMTGSVILPIKALVMNLLTVSATYGILVLIFQDGRLEGLLNYTSQGALESTQPVFLFAIVFGLSTDYAVFLLTRIKEARDNGATDSEAVALGIQRTGRIVTAAAVLFAIALGAFATSDIIFIKQLGLGVAVAVLIDAFLVRALLVPSLMALLGRANWWAPKPLRKLHDRFGLNEGEPVAPEPRPVPARV
- a CDS encoding ABC transporter substrate-binding protein, which encodes MTIRRLAAIGAAASLAFTLSACGGDPTDGDGVTIGSAAFAENEIIAEVYAQALEAEGIDVNRQFQIGSREVYLQALESGEVDIIPEYTGNLLSFYDPETTAATPEEVEDALDDVLPDELDILEPADAENKDSLNVTREFAETNGVTSIADLATLDSVRLVANPEFEQRPYGLPGLEAVYGLTNIVFESNSDYGGPDTLKTLLDGRADVADIYTTTPSIVENDLVTLEDPEGLILSQNVVPLIRDSVDDDRIEDVLDRISAQLKTEDLLEFNIRNSGDEKAAPATIAKEWLESKNLI
- a CDS encoding ABC transporter permease; protein product: MSVVSDTIDWLTDGANWTGDGGIPTRLAEHLGYTALTVAVAAAIAIPLGLWVGHTGRLRGLAVVSSGTLRALPTLGVLTWAALQSGGNRLVPAVLALTVLAIPPLLAGAYAGLESVDRATIDAARAIGMTEWQILVKVEIPLAADLIVGGLRSATLQVVATATIAAYIGLGGLGRYIIDGQAVSDYARMLGASVLVVALALALDGLFVLAQRAVSRTSAPVPQP
- a CDS encoding ABC transporter permease, coding for MDWVLDNRDYVTGLALDHLWLSLLPIVIGFAVAVPIGWVAHRRPRLRGLLLGGGSILYTIPSLPLFIILPSILGTGILDPFNVVVALSLYAIALMVRSAAEGFGSVSPAVLDAATASGYGPWRRAFTVELPLAGPVLLAGLRVVTVSTVSLVSVGALIGVSSLGSLFTSGFRRDFDTEILTGVVGIVLIALVLDGLLVLAGRVLMPWAESPRTAGAR
- a CDS encoding ABC transporter ATP-binding protein — encoded protein: MIEYRTVGKTFPGGTVAVGEFSLTLPSHSTTVFVGSSGCGKTTLLRMVNRMVEPSAGQVLIDDVDIATRNPVELRRSIGYVMQHAGLLPHRTVLDNVGTVPRLNGASRAETRRRSLEVLETVGLDPQLADRYPRQLSGGQQQRVGVARGLVSDPNILLMDEPFGAVDPIVRVELQNELLRLQRELGKTIVFVTHDVDEALLLGDQVVILSTGGEVAQVGSPAELLANPASEFVRTFLGLDKAERTLRVEETDGRRIVVDGNGRATGVLDG
- a CDS encoding rhodanese-like domain-containing protein, which translates into the protein MTFGSVDELLAHARAQLDRLTPAEAAARVDAGALLVDIRPAWQRAEDGEVPGSWVVERNHLEWRLHPGSGAALPHATAEQEWIVLCTEGYTSSLAAASLVSIGLRATDVDGGIRAWTRAGLPIARSVSSVNTVVSSATSGDA
- a CDS encoding cysteine dioxygenase, with protein sequence MSAHPAPARKSAATPLSLAELVGLTTAVAADVRAGLYAVEADVDHRWHVRLHRDAQVDIWLISWTTEQGTQLHDHGGSAGAFTVVEGALTESVWTGVGELHDNERSTGETVRFGEHYVHDVRNTAAATAVSVHAYSTPLERMNFYDVAGGRLERLASVWTDDPEAPAPESVRDRLREAS
- a CDS encoding DUF429 domain-containing protein: MHLVGIDLAWGEKKPTGVAVLDPAGRLVHLSSQRRDADILEAVRPWVEGDCLVAVDAPLIVTNDTGNRPAERGLNADFARFDAGAHPVNRGKPEFADTPRGARLAEALGLDIHPASTSRRRAIEVYPHPATVALFRLGRILAYKNKPGRTLDGMRAQLLRLTQLLDGLADARPALHLDHPDWHALVEAVTSAGRKSELRTAEDQVDAVVCAYVAMVAAQDPGAVTTYGDADTGYIVTPTLPADHTPAPRARQQPVSRAVQRYAEEHPALVDLTAHYTRSVIGLLDEAGIDYLTVSGRAKSVASFATKAARTAGGRRVFTRPLTEITDQIGIRVITYVQSDVAAVAELLAEEMSVLEDRDMGRETAGEGRFGYASRHLLVAAGDLRPAQVQVRTVLQHAWAEFEHDIRYKGTIPAEHASDFDRRFTLAAGLLELADREFSTIRSRLHGWMRDQRPEMDAGDPRISPQELASFLAGRFTDAGWSRTDHYAWVSGLLLELGVTSLDELGGLLSSVDSEIITGRMEYQYPPGAVRRLDDALLAIFGQRYLQLTGNAHRQEALESRLAKLRTSPTD
- a CDS encoding sterol desaturase family protein gives rise to the protein MNDLLDPLKNPVTWAAPFFLLTILIELAALKWLDHDDNVTGYALKDARTSISMGIGSVFFLTVFKVLSFFGFVAVFSYLALWELPTDTWWYWVVLFLGLDLGYYFHHRFSHRVRIGWAGHQAHHSSEYMNFGTALRQKWNPWFEFFFWLPLPLLGFAPWTLYVAFGFNLIYQFFVHTELVDRLPRPVELVMNTPSHHRVHHGSDPEYLDKNYAGIFIIWDRIFGTFAAEKQRPTYGLTYKVDTYNLMRLQYGEYVRIARDVRGAKSLRTKLGYVFGPPGWQPQEVPQKV